ACGTCGCGGCCGACGCGAGGAACGCCCGCCCCGACGGGGCGCCGAGCTCGCGCGCGACGCTCGCAGCTGTTGCGGTCCGGTCGGCGCCGAACACGCGGCGCACCTCGGGGACGCTGCGACGCAGCTCAGCGATGACGCGATCGGACACGACCGCCGGTCCGCCCAGCACCAGGGCCCGCTGGGGTCGCAGGCGGCTGATCGCGCCGGCGGTCGACGGGTGGACCTGGTCGGTGTCGACCAGCAGCAGCGGCGCGCCGTGCGCGGTGGCCAGAGGACCGCCGGCGAGCGCGTCGGCGAAGCTGGCGGCGTTGGCGAGCACGACCGTCCCGGCCCCGCCGGGCCAGCCAGCGTCGGCGATCGCAGCGGCCGTGGAGAACCGGTCGGGACCGGCCAGGCGATCGACGTTGGGGGTCGGTGACCACACGACCAGCGACGACGCGACCGGACGCAGCTGACCGCAGGTCGACGGCGAGGAGCACGGCACGTTCACCGTCTGGTGGTCGGCGACCATCGTGGTCGAGCCGCCGCCGTCCATCATCACGGCGTCGACCGCACCCAGCGCCCGGACCAGCTCCGCGGTCTGCTGGGTGGTCAACCCGACGCTGTCGGGTTGGCGGCCGTCGACCGTCAGCAGGAGCATCTCGTTGCCCCCGGTGAACGCCACGACCGTGCGGGGGTGCAGAGCCTCGTTGTGGTGCTCGTGGGAGAAACCCTCCGCGTACCAGCTGGTGCTCGGGGTGATCGACCCGTCCTTGACGATCAGCGGACCGGCCGCGACCGCCTGCTGGGCACCGGCCCACTCGGTTCCCGCCGTGTAGACCTTCGCCTCGACGCGTTCACCGGCATGTGCCTGTAGCGTCGCGGCGTGGGTCCCGGTCGCAGCCACGACCGTCCCACCGGCTGGGATCGGCGCCCCGCCGGACGCGGACGGCGCGGGCATCACGACCTCGGCCTGGGTGAGGGCGCGCAGCTGCAGGTCGGGGAAGACGAACTCGATCGTGCCTGCAGGCGTCGTGGTCGACGGGCCGTAGGCGCGGTTGAACGCGACGACCTCGTTGGCGGTGGGCTGGCGGTTCACCGCGGTGATGTCGACCCGGGTGCCGTCGTAGAAGCGCAGGTAGCCCTCGAAGCTGGGCCGACCGACGTCGTACGGTCGCCGCCAGGTCTCGGCGGGATCGAACAGCGCGAACGCCCCCGGCCACGAGGCCCCGTTGAGGACGTTCTCCGACAGCACGATCCCGTCTCGGACCAGCAGGCCACAGGGCTCGCCGGGCGGGTCCGTCACGGGGCAGGCCGGGTTCGAGAA
The sequence above is a segment of the Actinomycetota bacterium genome. Coding sequences within it:
- a CDS encoding cell wall-binding repeat-containing protein, whose amino-acid sequence is MASTPAEAGSAPVLVQRLDVVPGLVREVYRHHTGQGPSNVQLLRLAPGHPRVRVVPELGQGVIPGRETVLNTTRRLGEDAVGAVNASFSNPACPVTDPPGEPCGLLVRDGIVLSENVLNGASWPGAFALFDPAETWRRPYDVGRPSFEGYLRFYDGTRVDITAVNRQPTANEVVAFNRAYGPSTTTPAGTIEFVFPDLQLRALTQAEVVMPAPSASGGAPIPAGGTVVAATGTHAATLQAHAGERVEAKVYTAGTEWAGAQQAVAAGPLIVKDGSITPSTSWYAEGFSHEHHNEALHPRTVVAFTGGNEMLLLTVDGRQPDSVGLTTQQTAELVRALGAVDAVMMDGGGSTTMVADHQTVNVPCSSPSTCGQLRPVASSLVVWSPTPNVDRLAGPDRFSTAAAIADAGWPGGAGTVVLANAASFADALAGGPLATAHGAPLLLVDTDQVHPSTAGAISRLRPQRALVLGGPAVVSDRVIAELRRSVPEVRRVFGADRTATAASVARELGAPSGRAFLASAATFPDALSATVPAARSAAPLLLTWPDQLASAAAEALAVLGVREVVLAGGGRAVSDAVVTQLQARGMTVTRVAGANRYETSARLVEWAVAATGLPTTAAVLASGAAFPDALSGGPFAASRGAGLLLTDPAAASASPGTWQWLTAHDIDHGWVLGGRAAVSSRVLHELQAAVDAR